The following coding sequences are from one Osmia bicornis bicornis chromosome 2, iOsmBic2.1, whole genome shotgun sequence window:
- the LOC114877119 gene encoding D-aspartate oxidase — MKVAIVGGGIVGLTTALQLQNELRNAQITVFATDFDNTVSHVAAGLFRIGSSYSGPTEKITKEWIQNSYEYYDNIRKTKEAPLAGITTISGYMFANSSPETVKSHWIEDLVPIYRRATEEEFNLVGGGWKYGSFFTTLLTECKLHLPWARKQLQDNGTKLIVRKLNSLKELTFNWNLIFNCTGLGARSLCNDRHLVSMRGQVLKVKAPWMKTFFYGEVDTYIIPGFNGVVTLGGSRNFDSENMKVCPYESAAIRERCENVVPALKKAELLREEVGLRPHRTQNVRVEAEWITNEDSKAILVHNYGHGGYGVCTAPGTTKYAIHLAKEMHKSSVAKL; from the exons atgaaagtagCCATTGTCGGAGGCGGAATAGTTGGTTTGACAACAGCGTTGCAGTTGCAAAATGAATTACGTAACGCTCAAATTACAGTTTTCGCTACTGATTTTGATAATACTGTCAGTCATGTTGCTGCCGGACTATTCAGAATTGGCTCCTCGTACTCTGGACCGACTGAGAAGATAACAAA AGAATGGATACAAAACTCTTACGAGTATTATGATAACATTCGAAAAACTAAAGAAGCTCCACTTGCTGGTATAACAACAATTTCCGGTTACATGTTCGCCAATTCTTCTCCGGAAACGGTTAAG AGTCACTGGATTGAAGATTTAGTACCAATATACAGGAGAGCTACAGaggaagaatttaatttagttGGAGGTGGTTGGAAATACGGATCGTTTTTCACAACTCTCCTTACTGAATGTAAACTCCATCTTCCATGGGCTCGGAAACA GCTACAAGATAATGGAACCAAACTCATAGTTAGGAAGCTAAACTCCTTAAAAGAACTTACCTTCAATTggaatttgatttttaattgtacAGGTTTAGGAGCAAGGTCTCTGTGTAACGATAGACACTTGGTTTCTATGAGAGGTCAAGTACTCAAA gtAAAAGCACCATGGATGAAAACATTCTTCTACGGGGAAGTAGATACATATATTATACCTGGCTTTAACGGTGTCGTTACTCTTGGCGGTTCAAGAAATTTTGATTCTGAAAATATGAAAGTCTGTCCTTACGAGTCTGCAGCAATTCGGGAGAGATGCGAGAACGTTGTTCCAGCTCTTAAGAAAGCAGAACTTTTAAGAGAAGAAGTTGGATTGAGGCCTCACAGAACGCAGAACGTGAGAGTAGAAGCTGAATGGATTACAAATGAAGATTCTAAAGCTATT CTGGTGCACAATTATGGACACGGAGGATATGGAGTATGCACTGCTCCTGGTACTACTAAATATGCCATTCATTTGGCGAAGGAAATGCATAAGTCTTCTGTTGCaaaactttga
- the LOC114877118 gene encoding histone acetyltransferase KAT8-like isoform X1, protein MAESEQRNKENCITGSKETMVKQEKRENTLTNGGKGSGDDADSLEELPLDIGEHYLVRRSDDSWHPAEIIQTRYNESESHYEYYVHYEGHNRRLDEWVPRDRIMSSRFDMSDRSWKSGDRNSGTDLLADSSDRKITRNQKRRHDEINHIQKTYAEMDPTTAALEKEHEAITKVKYIDKIQIGKYEIDTWYFSPYPEEYGKQPKLWICEYCLKYMRLEKTYRYHMSECTHRQPVGKEIYRKGTLSIWEVDGREHKIYCQNLCLLAKLFLDHKTLYFDVEPFLFYILCEVDKHGAHLVGYFSKEKESPDGNNVACILTLPPFQRQGYGKLLIAFSYELSRIEQTVGSPEKPLSDLGKLSYRSYWSWILLEILRDFRGTLSIKDLSQMTSISQTDIISTLQSMNMVKYWKGQHVICVTPKLVEEHIKSSQYKRPRLTVDSSALRWGAPPRKNVKPGKK, encoded by the exons ATGGCCGAGTCGGAGCAGAGAAATAAAGAGAATTGTATAACAGGATCGAAAGAAACGATGGTGAAGCAAGAAAAACGTGAGAACACGTTGACAAATGGCGGGAAGGGATCGGGCGATGACGCGGACAGTCTCGAAGAACTGCCTCTCGATATAGGCGAACACTATCTTGTTCGCAGATCCGACGACTCTTGGc atccagcagagattatccaAACCCGATATAATGAAAGTGAAAGTCATTATGAATATTATGTACACTATGAGGGGCATAATAGAAGATTGGATGAATGGGTACCAAGAGATAGAATTATGTCTAGTAGATTTGACATGAGTGACAGAAGCTGGAAAAGTGGAGACAGAAACTCTGGTACTGATTTACTAGCAGATTCATCAGACCGTAAAATTACAAGAAATCAAAAGAGGAGACACGATGAGATTAACCATATTCAAAAA ACTTATGCAGAAATGGATCCTACAACTGCTGCTTTAGAAAAGGAGCACGAGGCAATAACAAAAGTCAAGTATAttgataaaattcaaattg GCAAGTACGAAATTGATACTTGGTACTTCAGTCCTTACCCAGAGGAATATGGCAAACAACCTAAATTATGGATTTGTGAATATTGTTTAAAGTACATGCGTCTTGAAAAGACATACAGATATCACATG AGTGAATGTACTCACAGACAGCCAGTTGGAAAAGAAATATACCGCAAAGGCACATTAAGCATTTGGGAAGTAGATGGTAGAGAACATAAAATTTATTGCCAAAACTTATGTTTGTTAGCAAAGTTATTTTTGGATCATAAAACTCTTTACTTTGACGTCGAACcgtttctattttatattctttgcGAGGTTGATAAACATGGAGCTCATTTAGTTGGCTATTTTTCAAAG gAAAAGGAATCTCCTGATGGCAACAATGTTGCCTGTATTTTAACTTTACCACCGTTTCAAAGGCAGGGATATGGAAAGCTTCTAATTGCTTTCAGTTATGAATTAAGCAGAATAGAACAGACTGTTGGTAGTCCTGAAAAGCCATTGAGTGACTTAGGAAAGTTATCGTACAGAAGCTATTGGAGCTGGATTCTTTTAGAAATCCTTAGAGATTTTCGTGGAACTCTTAGCATAAAGGATTTGAG TCAGATGACAAGTATCTCACAAACGGACATTATATCGACGCTGCAAAGTATGAATATGGTTAAATACTGGAAGGGACAACATGTAATCTGCGTAACACCTAAACTAGTCGAAGAACACATTAAAAGTAGTCAGTATAAAAGACCAAGACTAACAGTGGATAGCAGTGCGCTCAGATGGGGCGCTCCACCTCGGAAAAACGTGAAACCTGGCAAGAAGTAG
- the LOC114877118 gene encoding histone acetyltransferase KAT8-like isoform X2 yields MDVDPAEIIQTRYNESESHYEYYVHYEGHNRRLDEWVPRDRIMSSRFDMSDRSWKSGDRNSGTDLLADSSDRKITRNQKRRHDEINHIQKTYAEMDPTTAALEKEHEAITKVKYIDKIQIGKYEIDTWYFSPYPEEYGKQPKLWICEYCLKYMRLEKTYRYHMSECTHRQPVGKEIYRKGTLSIWEVDGREHKIYCQNLCLLAKLFLDHKTLYFDVEPFLFYILCEVDKHGAHLVGYFSKEKESPDGNNVACILTLPPFQRQGYGKLLIAFSYELSRIEQTVGSPEKPLSDLGKLSYRSYWSWILLEILRDFRGTLSIKDLSQMTSISQTDIISTLQSMNMVKYWKGQHVICVTPKLVEEHIKSSQYKRPRLTVDSSALRWGAPPRKNVKPGKK; encoded by the exons ATGGACGTTG atccagcagagattatccaAACCCGATATAATGAAAGTGAAAGTCATTATGAATATTATGTACACTATGAGGGGCATAATAGAAGATTGGATGAATGGGTACCAAGAGATAGAATTATGTCTAGTAGATTTGACATGAGTGACAGAAGCTGGAAAAGTGGAGACAGAAACTCTGGTACTGATTTACTAGCAGATTCATCAGACCGTAAAATTACAAGAAATCAAAAGAGGAGACACGATGAGATTAACCATATTCAAAAA ACTTATGCAGAAATGGATCCTACAACTGCTGCTTTAGAAAAGGAGCACGAGGCAATAACAAAAGTCAAGTATAttgataaaattcaaattg GCAAGTACGAAATTGATACTTGGTACTTCAGTCCTTACCCAGAGGAATATGGCAAACAACCTAAATTATGGATTTGTGAATATTGTTTAAAGTACATGCGTCTTGAAAAGACATACAGATATCACATG AGTGAATGTACTCACAGACAGCCAGTTGGAAAAGAAATATACCGCAAAGGCACATTAAGCATTTGGGAAGTAGATGGTAGAGAACATAAAATTTATTGCCAAAACTTATGTTTGTTAGCAAAGTTATTTTTGGATCATAAAACTCTTTACTTTGACGTCGAACcgtttctattttatattctttgcGAGGTTGATAAACATGGAGCTCATTTAGTTGGCTATTTTTCAAAG gAAAAGGAATCTCCTGATGGCAACAATGTTGCCTGTATTTTAACTTTACCACCGTTTCAAAGGCAGGGATATGGAAAGCTTCTAATTGCTTTCAGTTATGAATTAAGCAGAATAGAACAGACTGTTGGTAGTCCTGAAAAGCCATTGAGTGACTTAGGAAAGTTATCGTACAGAAGCTATTGGAGCTGGATTCTTTTAGAAATCCTTAGAGATTTTCGTGGAACTCTTAGCATAAAGGATTTGAG TCAGATGACAAGTATCTCACAAACGGACATTATATCGACGCTGCAAAGTATGAATATGGTTAAATACTGGAAGGGACAACATGTAATCTGCGTAACACCTAAACTAGTCGAAGAACACATTAAAAGTAGTCAGTATAAAAGACCAAGACTAACAGTGGATAGCAGTGCGCTCAGATGGGGCGCTCCACCTCGGAAAAACGTGAAACCTGGCAAGAAGTAG
- the LOC114877124 gene encoding metallophosphoesterase 1 homolog produces the protein MLRRNRFKNRATVIALIVLATIIYNEFLIYEIQRLKWSLRECSECVKVLVVADPQILGEKHENYFGSWIAQWDSDKYLKNTFSRALSHSNPHVVVFLGDLMDEGHIASAENFKAYKKRLDSIFEMPDHIMKIYLPGDNDIGGEEDSVSTNIHNRFNFAYTQPDTLVYKTVTFFKVNRLTHSMPEAPKDAFLNDYAERNTTNVVLSHMPLLFMPGTFVQNVLKELSPQIIFTAHEHKAMHISLDTATDQLSEIWILPPNEMPLYQLRMDVGDIHEVQIPTCSYRMGTPHIGYGLAYIDTQEKIVEFTILWLPERFPQLWIYILVGVFILVFSICTQYLYLYF, from the exons ATGTTACGACGAAATAG ATTCAAGAATAGAGCAACTGTGATTGCTCTCATAGTACTGGCaactataatttataatgaatttttaatctaTGAAATACAACGGTTAAAATGGTCCTTACGGGAATGCTCAGAGTGTGTGAAAGTACTGGTTGTCGCAGATCCACAGATACTGGGtgaaaaacatgaaaattattttggtTCATGGATAGCACAATGGGATAGTGACAA GTACTTGAAGAATACATTCTCAAGAGCTTTGAGTCATTCTAATCCTCATGTTGTTGTATTTTTGGGAGATCTTATGGACGAAGGTCATATTGCTTCTGcagaaaatttcaaagctTACAAGAAGAGATTGGATTCTATCTTTGAAATGCCTGATCATATAATG AAAATTTATCTACCaggtgataatgatattggaGGCGAAGAGGATTCAGTTTCAACTAACATTCATAACAGATTTAATTTTGCATATACCCAACCAGATACTTTAGTTTATAAAACAGTAACATTTTTTAAG GTAAACAGATTAACTCATTCAATGCCAGAAGCCCCAAAAGATGCCTTTCTCAATGATTATGCAGAAAGAAATACAACAAATGTAGTACTTAGCCATATGCCCCTATTATTCATGCCTGGTACTTTTGTCCAGAAT GTACTAAAAGAATTATCACcgcaaattatttttactgcTCATGAACACAAAGCCATGCATATCAGTTTGGACACAGCAACAGACCAATTAAGTGAAATTTGGATTTTACCTCCTAACGAAATGCCATTATATCAGTTAAGAATGGATGTAGGTGATATACATGAAGTGCAAATACCTACTTGTTCGTATAGAATGGGTACCCCTCACATAGGTTACGGATTAGCTTATATTG ATACTCAAGAGAAAATAGTAGAATTTACGATTTTATGGTTACCAGAGAGATTTCCTCAATTATGGATTTACATCTTAGTTGGAGTATTTATTTTAGTCTTCAGTATTTGCACTCAGtacttatatttatatttctag